Within Desulfobacterales bacterium, the genomic segment GCACGGCAAAAACGGGTCTTGGACCCGTATCCCGACTTTCAGTCGTTAAGTTAACCCACCGTCTTCAGACGGTGGTCTGTTTACTCGGCACAGGGGATGCATGCCGTCCGGCCCGCTTTTTTCCGGGTCCTGGTCTCCATCACCTTTTCGCCGCAGAAATCGCAGGTCAGCGAATTCCTGATCCTGGCCCGGGCCGGGGCCTTGATATCGACCTTGCGCAGGCCGATGATCTCCTTGTCCGGGGCACCAAGCAGCCAGGTTACGAAACGGTCCCGGTCCCGGCGCAGCCCCGGGGGGACCGAGTCGTTGTTGAACACAATCCGCACCCCCTTGCCGGTACTGCGCTGGAACAGGGTGTAGACCTGTTTGCCGTAATCCCTGAAGATAAGGTTGCCCTTGCCAAAGGTGCAGCCGCTGAGATATTGCAGGGCATCCACGCCGCAGGCATCGTTCTCGACAATTGCCACCAGTTCCTCATCCTCGGCCCTGATCCCTGACAAGAATCCGAGGCCTGCCAGCGTCATTCGATAGCCGATTGCCAGGCCCGGACAGCTGTGGCCGTGGAAGGCGATTATTTCATCGTAGGGTGTGTCCATTGTTTTCTCCAGACATTTTCTTGTAAGGTTTCGGTAAACCCCGTACGTTTGAGGTTGGACCGGGAAAGGGGTTTTCTTATACCGAACGGTGTAGCGGACCCTGAGCCGCGGCTGTGACGGCAAAAGCGGAATTTGAAACAACTTCGGCATGATATGCTTATGGCTTCCGAATCGCCGTTGCGGCGAAGCGAGTTCCTGCTTGATAGCCTGTTTATGAACAGCCGGCCCTTTTCAATGGAGCGGCCGTTGGTAGAAGAAAACCCCTTTCCCGACAGGAGGGGGGTACTGAATGTTTACATTTTCTTTTGGTTATTTTTTGTTCACCACCTGATCACGGGGCTGCCTGCCGGTTACGAACAAGGCGGGCAGATGGATAAATGAATCTACGAGGACCAATCTTGCAGGGATTATTCGTTCTCATCGGTCTCGGCCTGTGCGCGTACGGGGCCGTTATGCTGGTGGTCTATCTCTCCCAGGAGGGGCTGCTCTTCTACCCCAATCTGCCGTCCCGGAGCCTTTCCGCAACCCCGGCCCGGATCAACCTTGATTTCGAGGAGGTCCAACTCTTCACTCCGGACAAGGTGAAGCTGCACGGCTGGTTCGTGCCGGCCCCTCTGCGGGCAACCGACTCCAAGGTGATTCTTTTTTTTCACGGCAATGCCGGTAACATTTCCCACCGGCTCGATTCGATCAGGATATTCCATGACCTCGGTCTCGCGGTATTGATCATCGACTACCGGGGCTACGGCCAAAGTGAGGGCACAATCAGCGAACCGGGCCTTTATCTTGATGGGGAGGCGGCCTGGCTCCATCTCACCCGGGACCGGAATTATGCCCCCCGCGATATCGTGATCTTCGGCCGCTCCCTGGGCGGGGCGATCGCCACTCACCTGGCCCGTGGCCGCCGGCCCCATGCCCTGATCATCGAGTCCGCCTTCACCTCGGTGCCGGACATCGCCGCTTCGCTCTATCCCTTTCTGCCGGTGCGCTGGCTGAGTAAATATAAGTTAGACATCCGCAAACTGCTGGCCGGGGTCGCCTGCCCGGTCCTGGTGGTGCACAGCCGGGATGACGACATTATCCCCTACAGCCACGGCCGCCGGCTGTTTGACGCGGCCAGGCCGCCCAAGCAGTTTCTGGAACTACGGGGCGACCACAACCAGGGATTTCTTTTGTCCGGCCCGCATTATTCCGACGGGGTGCGGCGGTTTCTGGAAAAGGTATCGGATGGTGTACCATAAGGAAGGGGAGCTTTAACAGAAAACGGATCGCAACTTAACCCCTTACCGTCATCTCCCGGATCGAATCGGCTCTATCGCCTCGTGCAGCCTCTTAAGGTCATTAAGGAAGCGTTGCCGCTGTTCTTCGGCGAACTGGTCGGCCAGGCCCTGGTAGTATTCAATGCCCTTGAGCAGGTTTTCCTTGAATTCCTGGAAGTACCTTGGTGCGCGGGATAAAAGCCCGGCCGAGAACTTGTCGATTTCGTCCCGCAGGTAGTCCACGTAAAGGTTGAGTTCCCGGATGAACATGTGCGGCCGGTCCGGGTTTGTCAGCAGGGACAGCCTGCCATAGATATGGTCAATCATCTCTTTCAGGGTGGCGATTCTGGAGAAATCCGCAATGGAGGGGCCGCAACAGAGAGCGGGGGTTGCATCCGGATCAATGCGGTTCTTTAAAGTTGCGCTGCCGGCAAGGTCGTGACAGATACAGGACTTGGCCAGCACATCTTCCCGGATCAGGGAGAGCTTTTTTGCCGGGAATCCTTCGGTTGGCAGGTGTTGCAGTTTGCGTTTCTGGTAGGCCCGGGAGGCAACGCAGATCGGCCGCCGGGTGAATTCCGTGCTGGACGCAACAAAACCCTTTGGACAGGAACTCCCTGGTCTGCCTTCCCGGATCCGGCAACGGCGGGCCTCCTCGCTGGCGGATGTCCGCAGGTTCCAGAAGGGGGTGCCCAGCGGAGAACTGTTGCTCAGGTACACATCATGGCTGGTGGCCCTGGCAAGTTTTTCCAGGTGCGCATCGTCAACATTGATTACCTCCGGCACGAGCAAAAAAGGAGTTCCCCAGCCAGTGGAGTCGACTTCGAAATATTTCAGCAGGAACTCATGCTCGCCAGCGGTGGCAATGCCGCCTTGCACGGTGATCCGGATGTTGGGGATAATGTCATGCCCAGGCCGGCCCATGGAAGAAAAGGCCTTGGAGTAAGCGGCAAAAAGCCTGGCCACGAGTTTCTCCTTTTTCCGCCTGAACTCCTCCAGAATCGGACCGAGCAGCAGGCCCTTGGAAGCAAAGGCGTGGCCGCCGCAGTTGAGGCCCGACTCGATGCGATACTCAGACACCCACAAGCCGTGCCTGGCAAGAAACCTGCCCTGTATCTCGGCTGAACGGTAGTCGCTCACCTTGAGCACGATTTTCTTCTTGATAATCCCGTTTTTGTCCGGGAAAAAATCGTCAAACCGGGCGAGATAGTTGTAGAGTCGTTGATTGATGCCGGCCGAGAAGATGATGGAGGAACAAAGGGCGCTGTTGGCGTAACCGCGCAAGGCCGCCAGGGCGTCGGAAAACTCCGGCGCCAGTTTTTTGCCGTTGCGGTAAATATCACGATCAAGCTTGGTCATGATGTTCACGTCGATACTGCCGGGAACAACATGTCCGCGGAGCAGGTTCTCCAGCCGGGTCTTTTCCCTGGAACCGGTTGCGGCAAGCATGTCGTGAAAGCGCTGCTTGAGCGGCGTTGCCGGCAGCATCTCGAAATAACGCATTATATCGCTGCCGGCCTGAAAGGGAGAAGCCCGTAATTCCTCGACCTGGCGGCGGACCAGGAGATCGATAAGGTCCAGATAGGCGGTTATGCGGCGCGCCCGGGCATCTTCAGCACGGCTGGAAATTTTTTCATATGGTTCCCCCTCACCTTGACAGTGAAATTTACGCATCTGCTCAATGAGAACATCATCCACCAGTGAAATCACCGAGGAAATCCCGTATCTTGCCACCCGCAGCGGGGTGTCGATTGTAAAACCCGTGCCCATCACCGGGATGTGAAAGGTATGCTCACTCCGGGGTAATAACTTTTCCATGTTTCCTCCAGCAGGCTCAACTGATATGGTCAAATTTGTCGGTCTCGCAACAACCCGCTCGACGGACGTGATTCGTCTTGTAACTTGTTGATTTTATTGGGTGGCATTTGAAGCCTTTCGGGTTGTTACGAGTTCATCAAATTTACCACTAATCAGAAAAGGTGCAATATTTATGCGAACCGCCTGACATGATACTTTATGGTCTGTTCATGCCAAGTTACGACCATCTTGACTCGGAAGTACGGGGACCGAAGTCAACATGTGTGAGCCTGTTGCAGAATGTTCCGCTGGGGAGGAGCCGAAAATCACATGGATCTCTTTGTGGACATCCTTGGAGATATCGACAACAATATTGAGGTTGATTTTCTGGGTAGTACGCGTAATCTTCATATCAAGCAAACGAGCCTGCCTGCCGAAGATATTCCGATCAAGAATTTTCACGGGCAGATAGAACTCGCTGAGGAGTTAATAATGGAATCAGAAACAAACAAAAAGGGAGTCCGATTAGCTTTACTTTGTATTCTCTTCCTTGTTGCCGTTGTTTTTCTGTTGACCACATCAACCGCTCAAGCGGGTCGCTCTCTTCAGAAATACCATTTCGGCATCCCGCCGTATCAGAAGGGCCAGACCGTTGACGAGATACGTGGTCTGTACAAACCAATGCTGTCCTGGCTCGGGGAACAGGTGGGCTGTTATTTTGATTTTATCGGCGCGGACAGCTATGAAGATATGATCGACATGGTCGCCTCGGGCCGGGTACAGGTGGCCGGGCTTGGCCCGGTACCCTATATTGAGGCAAAAAAGAAAAATCCCGGCCTGCGGCTGCTGCTGACCGAATTGAAGTGGAACCGGGACAAATCAAGGCTGGTCGATGTTTATCATGGCTATATCGTCGCCCTGAAGACGCGGGACGACTTGAACGGGCTGCTCGATCTCAAGGGCAAGTCATTTTCCTTTGTGGACATCCACTCGACCAGCGGCTACCAGTATCCGAACGCCCTGATGCGCGAACAGGGGATCATCCCGGCGAGATTCTTCGGCAAGGTCTATTTCCTGGGAAGCCATCCGCGGGTCACCGATGCCATTGTTGCCGGCAGCATCGATGCGGGAGCCACCTGGGATTTCAACCTGGAGCAGGCGATAAGGAAACACGGGGATGTCTTTAAGATAATCTACGCGCCACCGCCCATTCCCAACCTGGCCATTGTGGCGCATCCCTCGTTGCCCCTGGATATTCAGCAGAAGATCCAGGAGGTATTGCCGACAATTGATCCCGCCCTGCTGCAAGGGCTGCCGGCAGATGGTTTTGCGGTTCGGCCGGATAGTTTCTACGATACTGTCCGGGTGATCGTTGAACAGGCGGCCGGAGAACAAGACTAGCCGTTCGGCTACCCCTTCCATGAATAAGTTACGCATAAAACTCTTTGTCCCAACGGTTCTTGTGGTTGCCTTCTGTCTCGGGGTGATTGTCTATATCTCCTACCAGCAATACTCTTCTTTCCAGGCGAGTTCGGCCCAGACGACCCTGCAGCTTGAGCATGAGGTGCAGAGCCGGCTGCTCGCCGTTCAGACCAATAACCGGGGATTGGTGGATTTTCTCGCCAACAACTGGTCGTTCATTGATAGTGTCGCCCTGGGGACCAGCACGGAACTCCTTGACCAGGTAGTCCCTTTTACAGTCTACAAGAGCGTTGACTTCATAAACGTCTATGACACAGACGGTGTTCTGCTGGCCTGCGCGGAAAATCCCGGCCGGTTCGGGGCCCGGGACGATATAAGCCCGTTGCTCGGGGGGATGAAGAGCGATTCGGATATTCATCCGGCGGCCCTTGTCCATGGCGGGAAACTGGCATTGGTTGCCCTGAAACGTATTGAGGGCAATTATGGTCCCATCGGTTTTCTTGTGGTGGGACGATATCTGACCAGGTCCACCCTGGCCGAATTCAACTATCTCTACCATGATCACCAGGCGGCCCTGCATTTCTATTATCAGGGCAGGGAGTACCTGACCCTGGGCGGCAAACCCGAGACCGACGCTTCTTTGCGGCAGAAGTCAACCTTCATTACCTTTTTGCCGGAGATAGACAAAGCGGGTCTTCTGAGCGTGTTGCTGACCGAGGACGTCTCCCGGACGGAACGTGACTTCTGGCGCCAATTTTTTGTTATAACGCTTGTTTTTTCCTTTGTGAGCCTGGTGGTTATTGTTTTTTCGCGAAAGATCACCATGCGGGTCACAACTGATCTGGAAAAATCCAGGGACGAGCTGGAACTGCGGGTGCGGGAACGGACCGAAGAGTTACGGGGCAGCGAGGAACGATTCCGGACGCTGCTGAACAGCCTGGACTCGCTGGTTTATGTCGCGGATATGGATACCTACGAACTTCTCTTCATCAATGAATATGGTCAAAAAATCTGGGGGAATGTCGTTGGCAAGACCTGCTGGCAGGCGCTCCAGGCCGGCCAGACCGGTCCGTGTGAGTTCTGTACCAATGCAAAACTGTTGGATGACAAGGGCGAGCCGCGGGGGGTCCATGTCTGGGAACTGCAGAATACCGTTGACAATGAATGGTATGAATGCCGGGACCAGGCCATCCGGTGGCCGGACGGACATTATGTGCGGATGGAGATCGCCACCAACATTACCCAGCGCAAACAGGCGGAAATGGCCCTGGCGCAAGAGAAGGAACGGCTGGCAGTTACCTTGCGAAGCATTGGAGACGGGGTTATCACCACTGATACCCACAGCCGGGTCGTGCTTATCAACAAGGTCGCCGAGCGATTGACCGGCTGGAGCAGCGCCGACGCGGTTGGGCGGCCTTTAGCCGAGGTCTTTAATATTATTAACGAAAGAACAAGGCAGCCCTGCGAGAATCCGGTGGAAAAGGTCATGGTCACCGGGGGGATTATCGGACTGGCCAACCATACCGCCCTGATCTCCAGGGATGGGCGGGAAATAAGTATTGCCGACAGCGGCGCGCCGATCCGGGACAGGGAGAGCAAGATCATCGGCGTTGTCCTGGTTTTTCGGGATATCACGGCCCAACTCCGCATGGAGCAGGAACTGATCAAGATAAAAAAACTTGAGTCAATAGGTATTCTGGCCGGCGGTATTGCCCATGACTTCAACAATATCCTGGCCGCCATCCTCGGCAATATCGAATTGGCGGGAATGTCCATTGATCCCACCAGCAAGGCATATCCCCTCCTGCAAGGGGCAAAGCAGGCGTCCCTGAGGGCAAAAGACCTGACCCAGCAGTTGCTCACCTTTTCCAAGGGCGGTGATCCGGTCAAAAAAACCACCTCCATTGGCAAGGTCATCACTGAATCGGCAAATTTTGTATTGCATGGCAGCCCGGTATTCTGCCGGCTCAGCATTCCCGACGACCTGTGGCTGGTTGATATTGACGCCGGGCAGATAAGCCAGGTTATTCAAAATCTGGTGATGAACGCCAAGCATGCCATGCCGGATGGTGGAGAGATCAGCATCACCTGCGCCAATATCACGGACATCGGTTCTGAAACACCCCTCAGCCTGCCCGGCAAGGCCTATATTAAAATCACTGTGCAGGACAATGGTTGCGGTATCGCTGAAAAATATCTTGAAAAGATCTTTGATCCCTATTTCACCACCAAGCAGGAGGGCAGCGGCCTGGGTCTGTCCATCTCCCACTCAATAATCAACAAGCATAACGGCCACATTGCCGTCCAGTCCAGAATGGGCAAGGGCTCCACCTTCAGCATATATCTGCCCGCCTCTGAACAGCAGGCCGTCCGTGATCAGGACCAGGAGGCCGATAAACCGGCCGATGTTGTCAGGGCCAAGGTACTGATTATGGATGATGAGCAGCTTGTCCAGGATATTGCCGGACAGATGCTGGTTATTCTCGGGCATGAGGTATTGCATGCCGCCGACGGCAGGGAGGCAATCGAAATATTCACCGGACAGCGCCAAAGCGGCAAACCGGTTGATGTCATAATCATGGATCTGACCATTCCCGGCGGCATGGGCGGCAAGGAGGCGATAGGGGAAATACTGAAAATCGATCCGCGGGCCAAGGTTATTGTATCCAGCGGCTATGGCAATGATCCGGTCATGGCCAACTATCGGCAATATGGATTCAAGGCCGCAATTGCCAAACCTTTTCTGCTGGAGGAATTGAATAAAACCTTAACCGATGTTTTGTCTTAAGGGCTGGATTCTGTCGCCGGGAGAACCAGGCAGTCCGGCGGCCCCCTCTTGCCCCGCATCTTTAATATAAAAGTCGGGCCGGACGAAGCCCGCTGTCCGGGGAGATTTTCATTGTTGGTTGTGGCCGCGGCCCAAAAGTTATGGTCCTGCCATGCTGGTTCGTCCTGAAGTC encodes:
- the phnD gene encoding phosphate/phosphite/phosphonate ABC transporter substrate-binding protein, whose translation is MDLFVDILGDIDNNIEVDFLGSTRNLHIKQTSLPAEDIPIKNFHGQIELAEELIMESETNKKGVRLALLCILFLVAVVFLLTTSTAQAGRSLQKYHFGIPPYQKGQTVDEIRGLYKPMLSWLGEQVGCYFDFIGADSYEDMIDMVASGRVQVAGLGPVPYIEAKKKNPGLRLLLTELKWNRDKSRLVDVYHGYIVALKTRDDLNGLLDLKGKSFSFVDIHSTSGYQYPNALMREQGIIPARFFGKVYFLGSHPRVTDAIVAGSIDAGATWDFNLEQAIRKHGDVFKIIYAPPPIPNLAIVAHPSLPLDIQQKIQEVLPTIDPALLQGLPADGFAVRPDSFYDTVRVIVEQAAGEQD
- a CDS encoding ATP-binding protein; amino-acid sequence: MNKLRIKLFVPTVLVVAFCLGVIVYISYQQYSSFQASSAQTTLQLEHEVQSRLLAVQTNNRGLVDFLANNWSFIDSVALGTSTELLDQVVPFTVYKSVDFINVYDTDGVLLACAENPGRFGARDDISPLLGGMKSDSDIHPAALVHGGKLALVALKRIEGNYGPIGFLVVGRYLTRSTLAEFNYLYHDHQAALHFYYQGREYLTLGGKPETDASLRQKSTFITFLPEIDKAGLLSVLLTEDVSRTERDFWRQFFVITLVFSFVSLVVIVFSRKITMRVTTDLEKSRDELELRVRERTEELRGSEERFRTLLNSLDSLVYVADMDTYELLFINEYGQKIWGNVVGKTCWQALQAGQTGPCEFCTNAKLLDDKGEPRGVHVWELQNTVDNEWYECRDQAIRWPDGHYVRMEIATNITQRKQAEMALAQEKERLAVTLRSIGDGVITTDTHSRVVLINKVAERLTGWSSADAVGRPLAEVFNIINERTRQPCENPVEKVMVTGGIIGLANHTALISRDGREISIADSGAPIRDRESKIIGVVLVFRDITAQLRMEQELIKIKKLESIGILAGGIAHDFNNILAAILGNIELAGMSIDPTSKAYPLLQGAKQASLRAKDLTQQLLTFSKGGDPVKKTTSIGKVITESANFVLHGSPVFCRLSIPDDLWLVDIDAGQISQVIQNLVMNAKHAMPDGGEISITCANITDIGSETPLSLPGKAYIKITVQDNGCGIAEKYLEKIFDPYFTTKQEGSGLGLSISHSIINKHNGHIAVQSRMGKGSTFSIYLPASEQQAVRDQDQEADKPADVVRAKVLIMDDEQLVQDIAGQMLVILGHEVLHAADGREAIEIFTGQRQSGKPVDVIIMDLTIPGGMGGKEAIGEILKIDPRAKVIVSSGYGNDPVMANYRQYGFKAAIAKPFLLEELNKTLTDVLS
- a CDS encoding alpha/beta hydrolase, which codes for MQGLFVLIGLGLCAYGAVMLVVYLSQEGLLFYPNLPSRSLSATPARINLDFEEVQLFTPDKVKLHGWFVPAPLRATDSKVILFFHGNAGNISHRLDSIRIFHDLGLAVLIIDYRGYGQSEGTISEPGLYLDGEAAWLHLTRDRNYAPRDIVIFGRSLGGAIATHLARGRRPHALIIESAFTSVPDIAASLYPFLPVRWLSKYKLDIRKLLAGVACPVLVVHSRDDDIIPYSHGRRLFDAARPPKQFLELRGDHNQGFLLSGPHYSDGVRRFLEKVSDGVP
- a CDS encoding FmdE family protein, translated to MDTPYDEIIAFHGHSCPGLAIGYRMTLAGLGFLSGIRAEDEELVAIVENDACGVDALQYLSGCTFGKGNLIFRDYGKQVYTLFQRSTGKGVRIVFNNDSVPPGLRRDRDRFVTWLLGAPDKEIIGLRKVDIKAPARARIRNSLTCDFCGEKVMETRTRKKAGRTACIPCAE